In Bactrocera neohumeralis isolate Rockhampton chromosome 5, APGP_CSIRO_Bneo_wtdbg2-racon-allhic-juicebox.fasta_v2, whole genome shotgun sequence, the genomic window GACTCtccaaaacacaaaatttcaagcaaactcgttatttaatttttttccatggcAGAACATAGAGACAAAACTTCACAAGAACATAATAAATACCAATCTAAGCAAAATGGTTTCTCGATTTAgtttgatcagatggtaaaaatcggaattttaattttttagctttCAATGTTTAGATCAGTCAattcttctatatacagttGTAAAAAATTCGCTGTGGACCAAGACGACTTTTGTGATTATAGAAAAGATTTCGTATTGTGCTTTTTCTCAGCAACCACATTCATcgtactataaataaatatgtaatgttATGCATGCTCAAATACTCACAAGCAACCATTTTatatcatataaaaattatgcaatatatacttacatatacatatgtacatataagtgtatgtgcatgataaaataaatggaaatgcTGCGGTTGCTTTAATGCATTTTCGGCTACTTTGCGGTTAACCGCATTTCAGCAACAAGCGAAtgcataaaagtataaaaatgaataaaaaataataattctctgCGGTTGTTGAAGTAACGCTATTAAATTGAAGAGCTAAACTAACTGTTCACTCAACGGTTGCTGAAGTGTTCAAAGGTTGAAGGGAaagttttataaagaaaatatcgtcacctaaaattcaaaatgtcgtaacatcacttttcataagttgggaagcgaaggaaaaacgatgtaATAGAAACCAGTCATACTAAAACTaaatttgagtttcggttataaagtggttatttattggttatatagtggctatatataggttatatattggttatacccgagagcggaagctgaaaactttatgctacatatatgtaatatgacgtagtgaatcgtaagcaataaaaaattcaattccaatttttttgatgataagttgttttgcattttaggtcaCGATgcggaaattaattttttaagttaggTGGCAGACAATTCTTACACAAAATAAcagattttatttttggtaaactttctaaaaatatttaaaatgatgttttcagcaaaaatgtgaaattttctgATTAACAACAATCACTATGTCTCCACTTTCTCCTTTCAAAATCTCTCCGCTTCACTATATTTCAAGATTTCTATAATTGTCGTCACAATCACTtagtaaaaaacatattttaattgcaGTTTTTAATTCTTTACCTTTCTTAAAAAAGGCTTTTCAAAAGCACCTCGAAATTGGCTATATTCGTAGAGGTAAAAGGATTAAAAATTTACGAGAAAATACTTTGACCAAAGTTTATTAGAGTTttcaaaaggcaagttcaggctaTTAAACAGTTAAATACTCcacatttattattacttaacaagttttttctacaaaaaactgtattttcaaaaatgtttgtgttCCCATAAAAAGTTCAGTTCAAAATTTAGCTTTGACATCAAATAATGGCACTGGGACTTAGTGTGTACACAAAGAGCTAACGAAGCGCCACCCCTCTCTCGACCGCAAAAAACATTGCGAGTAATCAGTCTGATGATTGAATTTTGACTGCGTCAACATTCTAAGAACGTTTTTAATTAAACCTAACCGCCTCACCGCTCCACCGCCTTTACAACACTGCAGCCTTTGTGCTGCCTGCCCCTCATGCCTGCAAATATGCGAAATGCAACTGACAAAATTACAACCGTCAATGCAGCCGCACTTGGCGCGGGGTTGAGCAATGAaaattactcatacgacatgacGGTCCGAAAACGAGCGCTGCCGGCAGCAGTTTGTCCATTGCACTTGTCACTTTGCAATGGTGGCCATGCCGGCTGACGTGCTGACGTGCAACAAAAGAGCAAATATGCCAGTGGCAactacgacaacaacaacaagaacaacaacagcgacaacaatGTTGGCTAAAACATCAACTAAAACTACATTGTCAACTCTAACACGAACATAATCGACAATGTCATCAACAGCAGCCATCCATGTTGCCGCTGATAGAATACTGTTATCGGTGACATCAATACGTGCAAACCATGATGACTATTCACCAACATATACTCGAGAGCACACAGATGTGTGTAGGTGCCGGCTTGTCTTCGTCTGATCGCCAACAACCAACAGCCAACAGGCAGGCAGCAGCCAGTTGCTCATCAACTCTGTGCCGTTATGTACACTTATCCGGCCGGGCCGTCGCATTTCCGTTTCGCATTGCAACCGCAATCGATGCATTGCTGCCATCAGcatatttttcacatacttatgcttgttgtttttgttgctcttTGGCTCACGCAAGCAAATTTTAATGTCGCTTTAATATGAAACGGAAATAGCATGAAATTGCTTCGCTGCCACATCGCAGGCGGCCAAGGGCCTGTGGCAAAAGGGAAACACGGCGAGTAAACGGCTGATGAATATACAAATAGAAAAGCACGCAAACATGTGGGCGGGGCAGCATGTGCGtgcatgcgtgtgtatgtgtgtgcaaaatatttgtaggtACACAATGTCCGCTTGATTACGTGACCAGCAGCGCTGCGCCCACATCTCGAAATAACCAACTGTCAGCCAACACACTTCAACACAGACACAAACACCCGCACCCACATGCGCCGGACACACACTGTCGCCTCTCAGCAGTTGCAGTTTCAGTTAATTCTCTGGCTCCTTTCAGCATCGCCCTGCCCTATCCGCCAGCGTCGTGCTGCATTGTGCGGCCATATCCGGCGCAGCGTTGCTCATCAATTCATTTCACGGAAATGCAGCAGACGAGCGTCGATGCAGCTCTCTGTTTGTTGTCATTTTGCTTGCACAAGCTTTTGTCTGCGcgcgcgtgtgtttgtgtgtgcgtcgAAGTTTGCCGGCCGGAAGCGTAAGTTTATTGTTTGCATcccacatattttcatatttgctgTCCAGTGTTTGCGTTTTTCACTCGCCCCTttctattttcattaaaatacgGCAACtctgcactttttttttggttttttcttcgctgtaaattccatttttgtaaaacaaatttcCTTTTCAACGAAATTCGAAGTATTCAGCCATTTTTTGTGGCATTAAATGCATCATTTAACGAAAGTTTTTGAGCTACCTCCTCCGCGCGGGGCAACCAAGCAGACAGTCAATTTTTTGCGCGTCtgctttctttttcaaatgtctGCAGCGTCAATTCCTGCTGGTAAGTGAGCGCGTTTGTTTAGGTCCCGCTATAAGTTTCGCCATATCCGCAGCGCTGGCAATATTTCCGCTGTTTGATGCTCTTCTTTGAAGTTTTCTTTTTCAATCGATGTGTTTCTCCCAATAAATCTTCATTTAAACAATTCCgtcaaatttgttttattattatatccATTTTATTGGCCATCCATatccgtatatatgtataaataagtcTCGCCAAATTTAGCTTAGTTCAATGAATTTATCAAGAGTTTTTATTTGAGCGCGAGTCAAGCGAAGAGAAAAGTAAGGCAGTCTATATTCTTGGACAACCaaagattatattatattaatatttgcttttaacaATACAGTGCATATAACGTTTTCTATAAACTACTCTTCCAacccgagagttgaagagggaagagaGACGCGTTTGCGTCCAAAAAAAGAGGAAgaccgaaatgtgtgagtatgaaAACCGTCAAGGGTGAcgttcgaaaattctacgaaaagattcggcgactaacagaaggtttcatgaccggagcatactctcaTAGAACCGCCTCAGgtaagcatactaaaattatggagggaacacgtctccagcctgctgaatggcagtgcaAGCATTACACTAAGAGATGTCGatcccgattccccaatcaatgacgatggagcagacgttccactgCCCGACCATGGGAAAATTCGAATAACAATTACTCCtgtaaagaacaacaaagccgcGGGGTCGAtgtattgccggccgagctattcaaacatgcgcgcatcagcttctttgtagaacatGGTCGGATGAgagtatgcccaacgattggaatttaagtgtgcccaATGCACAAAaatggagaccccacaatctgcgccaactatcgtgggataagcctcctcaacatcgcatataaggttctatcgaacgtactgtgtgaaagaaaTGTGGGCTttgtcaacaaactaattgagccttatcagtgtggctttaggcttgaaaatcaacaactgaccagatattcactatgcgtcaaattttcgaaaagacCGTGAAAAacgaatcgacacacaccacctcttcgtcgattttaaggCTATCTTTAGGAgctacctttatgccgctatgtctgaatttggtatcccctcaaaactaatacagctgtgtaaactgacgtttgGCAAttctaaaagctccgtcagggtcgggaaggacctcttcgagctgTGCAATTTGGCTCTTACGTCTCTGTTAACAGTCAGTcgttcgtctatcttggaaccagcattaacaccaacaacgtcGTCAGCTTCGAAatgcaacgcagaataactctttccaacaggtgctgctttggactgagtaggcaattgagaagtaaagtctctcTCGACgttcaaagaccaaattctataagtcactcactattcccgtgctgctatatggtgcagaaacATGGACaatgacgttacgagttttcgagagaaaggttctgcggaagatttattgtcctttgcACTTTGGCAACGGCAAATAACACATTTGTACGAGCGCTGGCTacgtcatgtcgtccgtatggatgaaaacactccagctctggaagtattcgacccagtacccgccgaggaagCAGATGatgaagaagacctccactccgttggagagatcaggtggagaaggatctggttgcacttggtatctcgaattgccACCAAATcgctaaaagaagaaacgattggcgctctgttgttaacttggctataaccgcgtaaacggtgtctacgccattaaggaagaagaagactcTTTCAAACTACCCAAAATATACTAGTAAGTTAGAGGTACAATTCTGAGATTCATTAATGTCGgcatttacttcaaaatattttagtaaataatgagaaagaaaacaaaattttatgaattattgcGGGCAAGGGAACACTCAGGGTTTCTTACACATTAGAACgccggaaaaatattttcgtttgctcCATTGCCTGTCCAAGCTTTTCCGTcctatttgtaaaatatatctTAAGGTATAAATTATCCGCCTAGTTAAgggttttaaaatcttaaaccTACTCGAAAAAACGAATGGACGATGAATTTCACTCGcagcttttcttttatttgaataacTATGGTCGGATATTATATGAGACCGCTATTCGAAGAAAATCTGTCCATCTTATTCCAAATTGGTGATTACTAATGTAACATACTACACCACGGTGCCTTGTGATCTCTCTCACCAAAATTATGCTTAGCTCAATGTGGCTTCTACGAAGTACAATAGAGGAAAAGATTATTTGACTACAGCTTCGATTACTGTAAGCAAGGTTTTCATCAAGAAGTCTTAATggcttataattttataaagatcAAGAAAAAGTTGCTGATACCGTGGGCTACAGGGTTTCTATAACTCAAATAAACGATTACAGATTCAGTAAGAAGTGGCATGATGACAACTTTTTGACACTGCATTGGGTACAGATACCCATTTTGcatcaaaatatacatacaagtatatcctTAATAGGTAAAAATAACTGGCCACATCTTTCTCCAAAATTTTTCTTCTCTGACAGGCTGCCTGTCTGCAAACTGGTCCCTCAGTGTTTTAGGTATCGATTTTTtgccaagaagctgttcatttgtgaACGTGAATCAATTTCTTGTAAGGAAATCCTttttttgacgagatatcttcacgaaatttggttactGCTTAAGGCAATAATACAATCTCCATACAAACGATTCTAATTagataactataacatatagctatcatacaaacagaacgatcggaataaagcattttcatttgacgagaacTACGGTTCCCcccaaaagttaaaagttatacattatttccatcataagtgaCATCCGCGAAAAAAAAGACTTTAGgttgcaagtacaaaattatatatatacctcCCCTAAATGTTACTCTGGATTCGCCCCTGATCTAAATCAGAAAATTAAATCTCAGAAAGAAtagtctttaaaaattaaactttcgcACAATATcttattaataacattttttatattgagCTATTTATGGTTTATTATTTAGCGAGAGAAACATGCAAGTGAATTTATCTAACACATTAGATTTACTACAAATGTTATCAACCTGTCAACAAGATGTTCGAAACTAACAAATtcgtatatactcgtatagcgTATTTACTTAGAATGAAAAACGACCAATGACGATAAGACCACCGACTTCTCGAATTCGCCCGTCTTCGCTCCGCACACTAACAACCCATTTAGAAGTCTGATACTGGCCACAGCCAAAACAATAacgaagatacatatatatagatttccGATTACGCCGTGTCCACAATGTTATAAATGGCGTTTCCCCGAAATTTTACGCATACCGGCTTCAGTTGCTCAATGCTTCAGACATTGTCAAAGTAACACAAtaagattattttttatcacaaacattgttgttattattgtttgtttatcAAAGAGTTGAAATAGTTTTAGCTAAAAACAGAGAAAGTGTTGGAATAAAATATCGGTCAGCATAAAGAAACGATGACAAGTGAGTGcgataaaaatcatataaaactaaGTCCATTACTTGTTATACTTTCGTAAGCAGACCAACTGCTCTTCCTGTGTACCATAACCACAACCACCGCCATAATCCACAGCGTCAATGCGGCCTTCTTCGTGATATTCGCAGCGGCCGCCTACTGGATCTACAGCACTTGGCGCCGGCACAGTCCGCCTAGCAAATGGCGACGTATAGGCGTGGTGGATCGAATGAACATCTATCCGCTGAAATCCGCAGGCCCACTCGAATTGAAACCCGAAGATGAAGTGACCTGTGATCTGTTGGGTCTGCGCTTCAATGCCGCACACGATCGTTCATTAATGCTGGTCGGTGATCAAAATCAAATGATCTCCGGTCGCCAATATCCCAAATTGGTTTTAGTGCATCCCAAAATGTTATCGCCAACGCGTGTAGTCTTCACCGCACCCGATATGGAAGACCTCGAGTTGGACTACTCGCACTTGATGGAGCAGTCACAGGGTCGTGGTGTGTACACTTCGATTTTTGGCGCCAAAATCAAAGCTTTACTCTGCGGTGAGCGCTACGACAAGTGGTTCTCGCATTTCCTACTCGGACAAGAAAGTGGCATGCGTTTGGCGTATTATCCGTACCGCAAGCCGGTGCGTGCCATCAATATGCGCATGATACATCAACCGCTGGTGACTTGCGATGACACGGGCACCTTTAACAACGCCACCAGTTATATGCTCATCAATTTGGCCTCGGTGAAAGACCTAAACACACGCATACCACATCCGGCGCATCCGTTGCAATTCCGCGGTAGCTTTCAGTTGAGAATGGACGAAGAAGTGGCGTACGCAGAGGATAATTGGAAGTGGGTGAGAATTGGTGAAAATACTATCTTTCGCGTGCTCGCACCGTGTACTCGCTGTATTTTTCCCACCACAAATATTTTCACCGGCGAACGTGACCAAGACGGCGAACCGCTGAAAACGCTAAACAAGTGAGTACTCTGTTTGCGCTCTTCAGATTAGATTCGTTGTGTTACAATATAGTTTTGTGTGAACATTGCCAATTTCTTCTTACAGATACCGACTGTGGCCTCATCAAACTGGTCCGTCTTTGGGCATACAAATGGGCTTACGCCAGACTGGTATAGTGAAAGCAGGTGATGTCATCTATATAGAAGACATGTAGGCGGAGTATGCGCGggattttattgtattaaaattgtTGTCTGAGATctttcagcaaaaaatttatcaacagCATAAGTTTGTGCCACTTATGGTGAAGAACTgattaattttaatcaaaaatgctCGAGTGATTGCTTATCAAATCTTTTGAACAAACAAGTTATTTTATAGTTAGTTActaaaattgcttaaataaaattaaaaacatgcaTAAAATGAAGTGACTAAGAATTATTAGGTCTAAACCCGAGGATAACTTCCCCCACACCAGTGAAACAATTATTTGCTTCGAGACCGTTATGAAACTAACAGAATGCAGTAAAATTGGTTTTCTTGTGTCTGCCGGCCTTTCTACACAATATGATGATCCAAAGCCACACAAGCTACTTAAAGCTCTACAAGATGTTTCTTATCCCACAAATGAAATAATACAGGTTTAAAGCCGACTCCAAAAACCAGACCGACTCTTATGAGGTCCCTTTTTCTCGTTCCCACGATAGTCGGGCCTGCGGAACCGGAACGGACCAAGGACTATCAACTCGGCAAAACTCTGCCGGTACAACAGCAACAGGTCCCTTTTTCGTGTCGGAAATAAATTCGGATGTTCGGAATGGCCTACCGGTCAAAACGGAGATGAAACACAGATTTTGCATTAACATTAATTCGACTCCTACGCCTTTGCTATACATTTTAAGAGCTTGACTCACAATTTATACAAAATCGCTAATTAAAGCGTGCTCGAACtgataacaaataaaaacaaaaacaaccttaacttcggctgcagcgaagctaatatacccttaacaggtgcatttcttttagtaactatatgtccagtttgtatgaaagttatgtgctatagtaatccgatctgaacaattttttcggaaattatgttattatcttaagcagtaatccatgtcaaatttcgtgaagatac contains:
- the LOC126758162 gene encoding mitochondrial amidoxime-reducing component 1-like gives rise to the protein MTNQLLFLCTITTTTAIIHSVNAAFFVIFAAAAYWIYSTWRRHSPPSKWRRIGVVDRMNIYPLKSAGPLELKPEDEVTCDLLGLRFNAAHDRSLMLVGDQNQMISGRQYPKLVLVHPKMLSPTRVVFTAPDMEDLELDYSHLMEQSQGRGVYTSIFGAKIKALLCGERYDKWFSHFLLGQESGMRLAYYPYRKPVRAINMRMIHQPLVTCDDTGTFNNATSYMLINLASVKDLNTRIPHPAHPLQFRGSFQLRMDEEVAYAEDNWKWVRIGENTIFRVLAPCTRCIFPTTNIFTGERDQDGEPLKTLNKYRLWPHQTGPSLGIQMGLRQTGIVKAGDVIYIEDM